The window ACAACTTTTTATATGGTCGTCGGCCTGGTCAGGCCAAACGCCGGAAGGGTTTACCTTGGCGATCACGACATAACTTATTTCCCGATGCACCAGCGCTCGAAGATGGGGATCGGTTATCTGCCGCAGGAACAGTCGATCTTCCGCAAATTGACCGTCGAAGAAAACATCTTTGTTCTCTGGGAGCTGATGCCGGAGATCCCTAAAAAAGAGTATGAAGAGCGGCTGGTCAAATTGCTTGATGAGCTTGGGATCACCCATCTGCGCAAGCAAAAAGCTTATTCTCTTTCCGGCGGCGAACAGCGCAGGGCGGAGATCGCCCGGGCCCTGTCGACCAATCCGCAATTCCTTCTGCTGGATGAGCCGTTCACCGGGATCGACCCGAAAACCATTACCGATCTCCAGGAGATCATTAACCGGCTCAAACAAAAAGGGATAGGCATCCTGATCACCGACCACAATGTCCGGGAAACCCTGGCGATCACCGACCGGGCTTATATTGTCCATAAGGGAGAGGTCCTCGTTTCCGGTAATTCCAAAGAAGTGGCGGCCAACCCCGAGGCGAAAAAGTTTTACCTCGGCGACGAGTTCCAGTTGTAGAATGTTCAAGATAATCGACCGTTATATTTTCCGCGAATTGTTCGAGCCGTTCTTTTTTGGCCTGGGGGCGTTTACCGCCATCCTTTCGGCTTCAATGATCCTTTTTGATCTGGTCCGGGCGGTGGTATTAAAGGGGATGCCGTTGATCGTTGCCCTTCAGCTCTTTGTTTTTAAGCTTCCCGCGATCATTATTATTATTTTCCCGATGGCGACTTTGCTGGGGGCTATCCTCGCTTTTTCCCGCCTGTCGCACGACTCTGAGATCATCGCTTTCCGCGCTTCCGGCGTTTCGCTCTATCGCTTGATCGTGCCGGTCGCCGCGCTCGGTTTGCTGGTCGCTTTTACTAATCTGGCTTTTTCCGAGATCGTTGTCCCGGAAGCGAATAAAGCGGCCAAGAACCTGGTGATCCAGGCGTCGGTCCAGACCAAACCGAAGTTCCAGAAGAACGTCTTTGTGCCGGAGCTCGAAAAAGGGGAGTTGCGCCGGATCTTTTATGCCGAATCGATCGAAGGGGGGACGATGACCGGGGTGATCGTCCAGGAATTTGCCGGCGGCAAACTGGTCCAGCTGATCAACGCCGCCCGGGCGATGTGGCAGGGGGACAAAAACCAATGGCTTTTTGAGCAGGGGACGATCTATCTTCTGGAAGACGGAGAATACAAACACCTGATCAAATTTAAAGAACAGTTGATCTCGATCAAATATACCCCGGCCGACTTTTTTACCGAAGAGCGTAATCCTGACGACATGACCATGCGGCAAATGCGCGACTATATCGGCCTGAAACAAAAAATGGGGACCGACGTCACCAGCCTGACCATCCAGCTTTACATGAAAATGGCGATCCCGTTCGCTTCGCTGGTCTTTGCCCTGCTCGGGGCGCCGCTCGGGATCTCACCGCGCCGGGCATCAGGCTCGGTCGGGCTTGGCCTCTCGATCATTGTCATCTTTTTCTATTACATCGCGACCTTCCTTTCCATGTCGCTTGGCGAGATGAAGCTTTTTACTCCCCTGTTTGCCGCCTGGGCCCCGAACGTCGTGACCGGCGGGGTCGCCTGGTACATTTTGAAAAAAGCGTCGGAGAAATAATGGTTTTTATCGCGCAGATCGTTATTCTTCTGGTCCTGGTTGGCGGCGTGGTCGCCTACATCGGGAACCTGGTCGGCAAGTCGATCGGCAAGCGGCGGCTGACCCTGCTAAACCTCCGGCCGCGCCATACCGCCATGACGATCACCGTTATTTCCGGCAGCCTGATCGCTTTATTTACTTTTTTAATTGTTATTGCAATTTCACAGGATGCCCGGACCGCGATCTTAGGGTTGGAGCGGCTCAAGGGGGTGGTTGACCGGAAAAATCTGGAGGTTAAGGCGGCCAACCGGGCGCTGATTGACCTCAACAAAGAACTTGAGGTCAAAAGGGGGCAGCAGAAAGAGCTGGAAGAAAAACTGACGACCGCCAAAAAGGAGATCACCGCTTTGCAGGCGGCCCGAATGAAACTTTCCCAGGAGGTCAAGACGACAAGACAGGGGCAGCTCTTATTCAAGAACGGAGATGTGATCAGCATCTCTTTGATCCAGGCTGGCCCGGACCGCGAGAAGCTCGACGATGGCTTACGGCGGATCATTGCTGGAGCTGACCTTGAACTAATGGCGATGGGGATCAAGACCAAGGATGGGGTGATCGCCGTTCCACCGGAAGAGTTTGACGAAGCGCTTGATTCTCTGGCCGGGAAAGATGGGGGTTATATTGTCAAATTAATCGCCGGCCGGAACATTCTCTGGGGAGAGAAGGTCCCGGCCAGTTTTGATTTTGAGCCAAACCGGCTGATCTTTGCCAGCGGGGCGGAGATCGGCCAGCGGGATATCCCGCTGGGGCTTTCGGATGAACAGGTCCAGCAGGAGATCATGTCCTTGCTTAAAACGGTCCACCTTTTGGCCCGGAGTTCCGGGATCATTCCCGATAATACCGGGTCGATCGGCAGCCTTCCTTATTCTCAGATCTTTGAGCTGGCCAAAAAGATCAGAGCGGGCAAAAAAACAGTTACGCTTAAAGTCGTTGCCAAAAAAGATATCTTTACCGTCGGACCGCTTGAAGTGGACTTCAAAACGGAGGGGAAATGATCCTGGCGATCGATCCCGGAAAAGATAAATGCGGCCTGGCCGCCATTGATAACGCCAAACAGGCCAGCGAAAAAAAAGTAGTTTCCCGCCAGGCGGCGGTCGGCGAAATTCAGGAGATGTTCCGCAGATACGCTCCTTTTGCGGTAGTGATCGGCAAAAGCGCCGAAGGGAAAAAACTTCAAAAAGAGCTTTCCGCCGCCGGGTTGGTATCGACGGCGGTTTCCGAAAAGAATTCCACCAGAGAAGCAAGGACCCGCTACTGGGAAGAGAACCGGCCAACCGGTTGGATCAGATTTATTCCGACGACTTTCCGCGTGCCGCCGGTCCCGGTCGATGATCATGCCGCGGTGATAATTGGGGAGCGGTATCTGGCGTCAATTAACGAGTAAGAAGCAGAATGTTTTCCAGGTGCGGGGTGTGGGGGAACATGTCGAGCGGCTGGCAGCGGTTGACCCGATAACCAAAAACCTTAAATTTTTCCAGGTCATCTTTTTGCGTCCGCGGATTACAGGAAACGTAGACCAGCTTTGTCGGCTTCAATTCACCCAACTTCCTGATCACCTTTTTATGCAGCCCCGGCCTTGGCGGATCAACCACGACGACCTCGACTTTCCCCTCAAAAGAGGGGAAAACATCTTCAGCCCGTCCGGCAGTCGCCGAATAATTACCGATCCCGTTCAGTTGGGCGTTTTCCAGAGAGAGCGCGGCTGCGGCGGCGTCTTCCTCGAAGCCGATGACTTTTTTGGCTTTATCTGCCAGTGAAAGTCCGATACTGCCAGTTCCGGAGTAAAGATCGAGAATTGTTTCACCACCTTGCAGGGCGAGAAATTCTGCCACGGTTTTAATAAGCCGCTCCGCTTGCTCAGGGTTGGTTTGAAAGAATGACTGGACCGGGATCTTGAAGCGGAGGCCGTTCAATTCATCAAAGTAGTGGTCCTGGCCGCGCGTCAACTGGATGTCGCCGACAGAGAGGTCGGCCGGCGAGCGGTTGATGCTCCAGGAGATCCCCGCGAGCTCATTTTGAAGTTCCTGCCAGAGGGGATCAAGCGGAAGAGGAGCACTTTCGTTAGTGAGAATATTTAAAATCATATTGGCGACCTTTTTTCCTTCCCGGATGACGGCGTGACGCAGGAGCCCGTCCGGGTGGGATCTAAGGTCATGTTTGACGGCAAAGGACTTTAGGTTGGCCATTAGGAAATTGCTCTTTTCAGAGAGGAGAAGACATTTTTCGAGGTCAAGGATTCCGCTCCGCCCGCGGCGCAGGCCAAGGGTGTAATTTTCCCCAAAGGCAAAATCCATCCGGTTCCGGAAATAGTATTGTTTTGGCGATGGGACGATCTGTTCGCTCTCGCCGAAAAGCGACTGGATCAACGCTTCCTTGTGCCGGAGCTGGGCGGGATAATTTAAGCCTTGCCAGGGACAGCCCCCGCAATAGCCGGCGTAAGGGCAGGGAGGGGTGATCCGGTCGGGTGATGGCTCAATGATCTCAATGATCTCGGCCAGCTTTTTGCTTCGGCTGATCACGTTGACCGCCAGCCGGTCCCCCGGATAAGCGAATGGGACGGTTAAGAGGGAAGTCTTATTCTCCCGCTGGCCGACCCCTTTCCCTTTGGGGTCAAAGCTTTTGATAACAAGGGTTTCAAGCATTTGCAGTATTATAGCCTACTTTAAGAAGATCGGTGAAATATTCCCCGTTTTTTGTCGATAAATATCAAGGAGAAGAGATGAATACCATTGAATCGCACATTTTAAGCTTACGGGTCATTAATGCCGCTTTGCGGCCAAAAACCCCCAATCCAAAAGTTATCCGTGCCGCGATGCGCTGCGTGGCCGACCCGATCGCCCACCTTGCGGGGCGGGAAGCGGACCAGTTCGCCGCTTTGGTAGCGCGCGATTCCAATGGCGCGCTCCAGGTTTTAAGAGATCGTTCCGGCGCGCTGGTCTCCCGTTATACCAAGGAATTCGCGCAGGAAGAGTTCCGGGTCGACCCCCCTCATTTATTTGCCGACCAGACCGGTAAAATGCTGGTCGCTAAAAAAGTCTCACCAGAACAATTTATCCTCTGGCAGGATGAAGGGCCTGTGCCGCTCCACCCGGCCAATGAAATTTCCGGATCATTATTGATGTCGGCGCTTGGCGCGCCTAGTTACGACTCCATGACCCGGGGGAGAGAATACGAATATTTTGGCTATCTGCCGGGGATCGATCTGGCTTCGGCCAAGGAAAACGGCTTGCTGGCCGAGATCGAAAGCAAGCCCGAGCTCCGCCAGAAACTGCTTTTTAGCGTTGGGATCGCGCTGGCCCAGGCGTACATTATCGGCGCCAGGGACCGGTTCGGTGGAATAAGGTTTAATCTGGCCCTTCTTGAATCGGCGAAAATAGACGAGGTCAAGACCGGACAAAAAGTTGTATGCCAGAACATTGACCTTTCTTCCGCTCTAGATCAAAGGGTGTTTGACCGTGGATTGGTTAATTTTTGGAACGCGTTCTCGCTTTATGCCCCAGTTTCGTTTAGAAAACAGGAGAGTATTTATGGCTTAAACAGCTCTATTTTACAGGGCTTTCTTTCTGGTTATCGGCTGGTCCAAGATCATTTTCGGCTGAATCAGGGACGGTCGTCAGACTTGATCCGGAGCAATGCCGGGAAAAAAGCGGACCTGATCTTTGCCAACCTGCAACTGCCGCCGGCTGAGCTTGAAGCGGCAACCGTCAGGTACCAATCCGAAAAATAGCCTTATTACTGAAATCCCCTCCTCTTGTTAGCGATAAAATGTAGGTCATTTATGAGAATTCCAAAAACCGGAAAACAATTGAACATTCCTTTTCCTCCAGGCCCTTCCCCGGCCGGCCGGAGCGCTGCCCTGGTCTTGTGCCGTGAGATCCGCTCTTCAGCAACACCCAACTGGTTTAAATATTTAACCGCGAACCTGCTTGGCCGCGATTTTTCGGTGATGAACCGTGCTTTAGTCCTGTGCCGGCGTGAACTACAAGGGTTGATGAGCGGTTCTTCCGAGCCGGAAAGGCGCCTGCTTGAGGATGCTTTTTTGCTTGCCTGGCGAGCGCACAATGGGCAGTTTCGCAAAAGCGGCGAACCATACATCGTTCACGTGATGGAGACGGCGAAGATCGTCAAGCGTTGGGGGTTGGGAGCCGAAGAAGTGGCGGCGGCTCTTCTCCATGACGTGATCGAAGATGGCTATCTCTCTGGTAATAACATTACTAAAGAAGAGCTTGGAAACCTTATTACCGAGGGGGTCGCTAAACTGGTCGACGGCATTACCGAGTTGGGGAAAGAACCGGATTATGTAGGGAAGAAACCCTCCAAAGAATATATCATGCGCAAGCTTCTTGACGCCGCTTCCTTGGATCTAGCGGTGCTGATCATCAAATTCGCCGACCGGCTTCATAATATGCGGACGCTCGCCTACACGCATAGCGCTTCGGCCAAGAAAAAAGCGGCGGAAACCCTTTACGTTTACAGCCGGATCGCCGATATTTTAGGGATCTGGACTTTGAAGCGCAATTTTGAAGATTTAGCCTACAAATATCTTGAGCCGGAAAACTTTTACGCGATTAGGGAATATCGGGACGCTATTGTCAGGGAAAGCGAACCTCGGGTCAAAGAGATAATGGCCGATATTGAGAGGGCGCTGGCTGAACATGGTATAGCCGGAATAGTAAGGCTGGAAATCAGAGGGGTCTTTGAGCTTTACCAGCGGTTCGAACTGAGGGGCAAAAAATTGACCGATATCGCGGCTGACGATATCTGGAGAGTTGTTGTAATCGTGCCAAGTGAAAAAAATTATGGTTGTTATCTGGCGATGGGAATAATTCATGGCGTATATCACCCGGCCCAGAACCAGAAGATCGAAGACCATTTGAATGAAGCCCGTCCTAACGGGCATCGTTTTTTACACACTTATGTTCAAGTCCCTGGCGGGCAGCTTTTGATCCAGATCAGGGATACAGTAATGTACAGAGAATATCACGGGGGGGTCCTGGCAAGCGTCAGCAAAGACCGAGATTGGCACGGACTGAACCGGCGCTGGCTGGAGGCGCTGCGGAAGCACCTGGAGAGCGAATACCGCTTGAGCGATGACGACATTTACAGGATCATTGCCGCCGAAAGCGTGCCGATCACCGTTTACACTCCGAATCGCGGGCGGCCTTTGCCGTTCCCGCAGGGGGCGACCGCGCTTGATTTCGCTTTCCATTTAAGACCTGAAGGGGCACTGCACGCGGTCAGCGCTGAGATAAACGGCTGCCGGGGGGAGTCGCTCTTTACGCCGCTAAAGGACGGTGACCGGGTTTATATCAAAATTGACCCGAAAGCGGCGCCGGAGTTGAATTGGCTGGAACATGTTAGAACCCCTGAAGCGGCCCAGGCGATCAGGAATTTTCTGGCCGATCTGCCGGAAAATGAGATGATGGGGAACGCTTTGTTTTATTTGCGCGGCAAGCTTAGAGAATATTATCTTCCGGTGAAAGCTTTTATGGTATCCAAATATTTTGGGGCATTCCTGCGAGAAAATGGCTACGATTCCTGGTCGGATTTTTTAAAGAGGATCGGGTTAGGGGAGATGAGGGACCTGTCTTCCCTGCTAGCCGCATTTATGGATGAGTACAGTGCTTTGATCAAAACCGGTTCCTCCCGGAAGAATCCGATCGGTTTTGAGATTGTCGGCCAGGACGAACCGGGCTTTATCGGCAAGATAACCGGCCAATTAGCAAAGTGCGGAATGAACATCGCCTATAGTTATTCCAGGACCGAGGTTATAAACGGCAGGGAAATGGGAGTAGTCACTTTAGTGGTGAAAGGGGTAGGGGGGGACGCTGGGGAGATCCAAAAAATGCAAATTGCCGCGACCCTTCACTTTACAGAAGGGATCATCAATTTTATAGAGCTGTCGCCGGAGGAGATAGGGCGGCTGGAAAAAACATTAAAGGGGGGTTAACCCTTAGCCTCCGCCCAGTTCTTTCCCGCGCCGATATCAACCTTCACCGGAACGCTCAATTTGACCGCGTTTTCCATCTCCTGGACCACTATTTTTTTGACCGTATCCGCTTCTTCTGCCGGGCATTCAAACACCAATTCGTCATGCACTTGCATAATCATTTTGGCCTTCAAGTTGTGCGTTGTTAGTTGTTGGTTGGTAGTTATCATCGCCAGCTTGATCAGGTCGGCCGCGCTCCCCTGGACTGGGGTGTTGATCGCCATCCGTTCCGTTGCCGAGCGGAGTCCGGCGTTCGGGCTGTTAATATCGGGGACCGGGCGCTTGCGCCCCAGCATTGTCGTGACGTAGCCGTTTTCTTTGGCCTCTTTGATCGTTTTATCAATAAAGGCCTTGACCCCCTGATGTTTAGCGAAGTAGCGTTCAATTATGCCGGCCGCTTCGGGTCGTTTAACCTTCAGCTGTTTGGCCAGTCCAAAGTCAGAGATGCCGTAGATGATGCCAAAATTGACAGTTTTGGCGTCGGCACGTGAGATGCCGAGCTCGTCGGCGGTCCGCTGGTGGATATCGGTCCCTTGATTGAACGCCTCCAGCAGGACCGGGTCAGAGCTCAAGTGGGCAAGGACCCGAAGTTCGATCTGGGAATAATCGGCTGCCAGGATCAGCCGATCGGTTTTTTCCGGAATAAAGACGGAGCGGAGCCTTTTTCCCCAGTCGCCGCGGGCCGGGATGTTCTGAAGGTTGGGATCGGAGCTGGAGAGCCGACCGGTAGCGGTAATTGTCTGGTTAAATGAGCTGTGGATCCGCCCGGTCCTGGCGTTTACCAGGGTCGGTAAAACATCGATATAGGTATTTTTAAGCTTGGTCAGCTGGCGGTAGTCGATCAATTTTTCGGCGATCTCGAACTTCCGGGCCGCCAGTTCTTCCAAGACCTCGAAGTCGGTTGACGGGCCGGTCTTCCCTTTCTTGATCACCGGGAGCATTAGTTTGGTGAAGAGGATCTGGGCCAATTGTTTAGTCGAGTTGATATTGAAAACTTCGCCGGCGATAGCGTGAATATGCTGTTCCAGTTCTTTTAATTCCTTTTCGATCTCTGCCGCCTGCTCGGCCAGCAGGCCGGCATCGATTTTGACCCCGGTCTCTTCCATTTTGATCAGGACGGCGAGAAGCGGCATTTCCACCTCGTTAAATAAGCTTTCCAGCTTCTGGCCTTTTAGCGCGAGCTTGAAGATCTCATAAAGACCAAAGGTCGCTTCGGCGTCGCTGGCGGCATAGTCGGTAGCTATTTCGACCGGGACCTCGGCAAAGCCGGCATATTTCCCATCTTTGCCGATCAGTTCCATCAATTCGATCATTTCCCGGCCGAGGAACTGTTTGGCCAGGATCTTGAGCCCAAGCTTGCCGCTGGTCGGATCGATCAGGTAGGCGGCGACCATGGTATCGAAGAGGGGGCCGGCAACTTCTATGCCGTGATTGTTCATGACCTCAATGTCGTATTTCAAATTATGGCCGATCTTG is drawn from Candidatus Margulisiibacteriota bacterium and contains these coding sequences:
- the lptB gene encoding LPS export ABC transporter ATP-binding protein; this encodes TTFYMVVGLVRPNAGRVYLGDHDITYFPMHQRSKMGIGYLPQEQSIFRKLTVEENIFVLWELMPEIPKKEYEERLVKLLDELGITHLRKQKAYSLSGGEQRRAEIARALSTNPQFLLLDEPFTGIDPKTITDLQEIINRLKQKGIGILITDHNVRETLAITDRAYIVHKGEVLVSGNSKEVAANPEAKKFYLGDEFQL
- a CDS encoding LptF/LptG family permease — protein: MFKIIDRYIFRELFEPFFFGLGAFTAILSASMILFDLVRAVVLKGMPLIVALQLFVFKLPAIIIIIFPMATLLGAILAFSRLSHDSEIIAFRASGVSLYRLIVPVAALGLLVAFTNLAFSEIVVPEANKAAKNLVIQASVQTKPKFQKNVFVPELEKGELRRIFYAESIEGGTMTGVIVQEFAGGKLVQLINAARAMWQGDKNQWLFEQGTIYLLEDGEYKHLIKFKEQLISIKYTPADFFTEERNPDDMTMRQMRDYIGLKQKMGTDVTSLTIQLYMKMAIPFASLVFALLGAPLGISPRRASGSVGLGLSIIVIFFYYIATFLSMSLGEMKLFTPLFAAWAPNVVTGGVAWYILKKASEK
- a CDS encoding DUF3084 domain-containing protein, with translation MVFIAQIVILLVLVGGVVAYIGNLVGKSIGKRRLTLLNLRPRHTAMTITVISGSLIALFTFLIVIAISQDARTAILGLERLKGVVDRKNLEVKAANRALIDLNKELEVKRGQQKELEEKLTTAKKEITALQAARMKLSQEVKTTRQGQLLFKNGDVISISLIQAGPDREKLDDGLRRIIAGADLELMAMGIKTKDGVIAVPPEEFDEALDSLAGKDGGYIVKLIAGRNILWGEKVPASFDFEPNRLIFASGAEIGQRDIPLGLSDEQVQQEIMSLLKTVHLLARSSGIIPDNTGSIGSLPYSQIFELAKKIRAGKKTVTLKVVAKKDIFTVGPLEVDFKTEGK
- the ruvX gene encoding Holliday junction resolvase RuvX, giving the protein MILAIDPGKDKCGLAAIDNAKQASEKKVVSRQAAVGEIQEMFRRYAPFAVVIGKSAEGKKLQKELSAAGLVSTAVSEKNSTREARTRYWEENRPTGWIRFIPTTFRVPPVPVDDHAAVIIGERYLASINE
- the rlmD gene encoding 23S rRNA (uracil(1939)-C(5))-methyltransferase RlmD, whose translation is MLETLVIKSFDPKGKGVGQRENKTSLLTVPFAYPGDRLAVNVISRSKKLAEIIEIIEPSPDRITPPCPYAGYCGGCPWQGLNYPAQLRHKEALIQSLFGESEQIVPSPKQYYFRNRMDFAFGENYTLGLRRGRSGILDLEKCLLLSEKSNFLMANLKSFAVKHDLRSHPDGLLRHAVIREGKKVANMILNILTNESAPLPLDPLWQELQNELAGISWSINRSPADLSVGDIQLTRGQDHYFDELNGLRFKIPVQSFFQTNPEQAERLIKTVAEFLALQGGETILDLYSGTGSIGLSLADKAKKVIGFEEDAAAAALSLENAQLNGIGNYSATAGRAEDVFPSFEGKVEVVVVDPPRPGLHKKVIRKLGELKPTKLVYVSCNPRTQKDDLEKFKVFGYRVNRCQPLDMFPHTPHLENILLLTR
- a CDS encoding HD domain-containing protein, encoding MRIPKTGKQLNIPFPPGPSPAGRSAALVLCREIRSSATPNWFKYLTANLLGRDFSVMNRALVLCRRELQGLMSGSSEPERRLLEDAFLLAWRAHNGQFRKSGEPYIVHVMETAKIVKRWGLGAEEVAAALLHDVIEDGYLSGNNITKEELGNLITEGVAKLVDGITELGKEPDYVGKKPSKEYIMRKLLDAASLDLAVLIIKFADRLHNMRTLAYTHSASAKKKAAETLYVYSRIADILGIWTLKRNFEDLAYKYLEPENFYAIREYRDAIVRESEPRVKEIMADIERALAEHGIAGIVRLEIRGVFELYQRFELRGKKLTDIAADDIWRVVVIVPSEKNYGCYLAMGIIHGVYHPAQNQKIEDHLNEARPNGHRFLHTYVQVPGGQLLIQIRDTVMYREYHGGVLASVSKDRDWHGLNRRWLEALRKHLESEYRLSDDDIYRIIAAESVPITVYTPNRGRPLPFPQGATALDFAFHLRPEGALHAVSAEINGCRGESLFTPLKDGDRVYIKIDPKAAPELNWLEHVRTPEAAQAIRNFLADLPENEMMGNALFYLRGKLREYYLPVKAFMVSKYFGAFLRENGYDSWSDFLKRIGLGEMRDLSSLLAAFMDEYSALIKTGSSRKNPIGFEIVGQDEPGFIGKITGQLAKCGMNIAYSYSRTEVINGREMGVVTLVVKGVGGDAGEIQKMQIAATLHFTEGIINFIELSPEEIGRLEKTLKGG
- the polA gene encoding DNA polymerase I, with translation MTTKHIVLIDGNSLAYRAFYALPDTMRTTTGITTNAIYGFTTMLIKVLDSQPDFVAIAFDRPEPTFRHTEYKEYKATRQKAPPTLHEQMPYVKEVAAAFGIPIYELAGYEGDDIIGTLAVEAGKKGYDVTILTGDLDPLQLVNDQIKVLATRKGITDTVLYGPKEVEARYDGLKPEQLIDYKALKGDSSDNIPGVPKVGEKTAVELLKEYKTLEGVYANLEKIKKPALQENLKNNRSLADLSRRLGTIVTNAPIHIDFEQSRRAPVDWEKVLPVFNKFEFGTLYKKYSQGLVNYQPEKVMERKREEIAKFNFTCVKDEPTLEQMIKTLGQAEAFAFDVETTSLNTFEAELVGISFSCESKQAYYLPLGHGLALRPTLEILKPLFLSNKLKIGHNLKYDIEVMNNHGIEVAGPLFDTMVAAYLIDPTSGKLGLKILAKQFLGREMIELMELIGKDGKYAGFAEVPVEIATDYAASDAEATFGLYEIFKLALKGQKLESLFNEVEMPLLAVLIKMEETGVKIDAGLLAEQAAEIEKELKELEQHIHAIAGEVFNINSTKQLAQILFTKLMLPVIKKGKTGPSTDFEVLEELAARKFEIAEKLIDYRQLTKLKNTYIDVLPTLVNARTGRIHSSFNQTITATGRLSSSDPNLQNIPARGDWGKRLRSVFIPEKTDRLILAADYSQIELRVLAHLSSDPVLLEAFNQGTDIHQRTADELGISRADAKTVNFGIIYGISDFGLAKQLKVKRPEAAGIIERYFAKHQGVKAFIDKTIKEAKENGYVTTMLGRKRPVPDINSPNAGLRSATERMAINTPVQGSAADLIKLAMITTNQQLTTHNLKAKMIMQVHDELVFECPAEEADTVKKIVVQEMENAVKLSVPVKVDIGAGKNWAEAKG